Genomic window (Daucus carota subsp. sativus chromosome 5, DH1 v3.0, whole genome shotgun sequence):
AACAGAAGAGTTAAAAGATTTCTTTTCGAAGTATGGCAATGTGGTTGAGCATGAAATCATACGAGATCATACGACCAAGCGTTCCAGAGGCTTCGGTTTTGTAGTATTTGACAGTGAGCAGGTTGTTGACAATATCTTGGTGGATACGAACAAAATTGATATGGGCGGTACAAAGGTACATTACATTTATTTTGAGGTCAAAACCATATTTGTAGTTATTATTACCCTCATGATTATAGCACTATACAAGATATATTCACcttttgaattttgataaatAGTATCTCTCCCCCAAAaagcatgtttttttttaccGACGCACAAAGAAAACCATATCAGTGTTTTACTATCTTCAACATTTGTTTATTTACATAATTCAAGGTCTTAGTTTTGCAGTTATCGTTACTTACCTTACCTCCTAATGTAATGAATGATTACACATTTTTTTGGCATGGATAGTGAAAAATGTACATATGTTACTGAATCTAATACCTTTTTGTTAAGTAAATTTAAACTTTAGATGTTAaagcaaaatataaaatatgctaCAGAGAGTATTTCTTTTGAGATCCTGAAAAGAAACATGTTTAGTGGCCTGTGCCATGCGGAGAAATGGTTTATGGTTGTGCTGGAGGTGCAAAATATATCCGTTCAAGTGGTCCTCCGCAATTGTTTGAATTCGCATAAATATAGTTCTCTTTTCTCTATCACTTGAATCATCTGCTGTTCGTCTTACTTTAAAGTCTGACTCTTTGTAAATCAATTTATGTCATTCCATTAAAACATAACTGTGAAATTTATATGTTAGTTTTGAATGGCTATGTCACTTGAATTTTTGGTAAAACATGTCAAattgatattttgaattatcattgagtaaaaaaaagtttgttaaTTATGAAATGTTGTGTATTAAAATGGGGGAGTACGTTGTTTGTGGATGTCCTACATTCCATTTTCATAATAACTTAATAAGCAGCAGTAGATTTGCTATTTGCCTCCCCTTTCCGTGTATAATGTTTTTCGTTTGTACTGCTCTAAGTTAATTTTGCTGTCTTCTAGGTTGAGATCAAAAAGGCCGAACCCAAGAAATCCTCAAATCCGGCACCTGGCCCTGCATATGGTAGTGAACCTAGGGGGCGTTCTTACGGTGATACTTTTGGGGGTTATGGTGACTCCTTTAGCAATTACAGTGCTGATAGGTTTGGTCCACCTTCATATAGATCATATGGTGGGATGTCTGATAGGCATGGAGATTTTGGTGGATATGGTGGTGGATTTAGTGGGCGTTATGGGGACTTTGGTGGGAGATACGGGGACTTGGGTGGTAGATATGGAGACTATGGTGGTTATCGTGGAGAGCCCTCACCTGGCTACTCTAGTCGCTATGGATCCCTTGGTGGCGGTGTTGGCGGTGGTGTCGGTGGTGGTTATGGTGAAAGTGGGTTAGGTTCATATGGCCGTGGAGGTGTTGGTGGCGGATATGGTGGAAGTGGGTTAATTTCATACGGCCGGGGTGGTGTTGGAGGCTATGGAGCTTACGGTGGACCTGGTGGTGATTATGAAGCCGGTCCAGGTCCTAGTTATGGCGGGGCAGGGGGAGTGTATGGAAGTAAGGGAGGTTATGGTGGCAGTAGTCGTTACCATCCGTATGGCAGGTAGAGGTAGTAAGTGGAACTTCTGATTGCAGAAGTAGCACAATATTCTTTGCTGTCTGCTGAATGTTGTGGATCAGAGTGTAAAACAATTCGCTGCATGACTGTTTTGTCTAGAAGAATTGATAGTTTAGTTTCTTTTATTGATCGTATGCAGAAGATTTTAATATCTTTCGGGTGCTGGAACTCTTGAAACTTCTTTTCAGCAAGATATCTGTATCATGATATTTGACAGACGAAAACTAGGTTATTGAACTTGTGAATGTTTGTCATAGCATTTGCCTAACTTACCTAAGTGTTTATTGGTACTCAATGGTGATGTTAATTTTTCACCTTTGTGCTAAACACAAGCTGGTCCCATCAAAGTAGTTGCGACGCTGAAGAAGTGCATTCATATTTTCATACAGTTTCTCGCAATTTTACGATTTGATTattggcttaatgaccttttagccctcaaaatatgggtggaagttctgatgcggcctcgaagtttaaaaacgtacctttctaccctcaaagtatctttgtcgtaccttttagccctttttaaaaataccggtataaatcgggggttaaacttgacaattcatattcggggtaaagtttgggtgtaccttttaacccttaaagtatacatctcgttttttttaacccctaaagaatacattaaaatacattagatgttccttttaacccttaatgtttaatgtcccttttaaccctcacgtgtgaaatgtcaactttgtccaccccgttatataccggtatacgctataagggctaaaaggtacgacaatgATACTTTGAGGGTGGAAatgtacgtttttaaacttcgaggccgcatcggaacttccacccaaacttcaagagctaaaaggtcattaagccttgaTTATTTGTGTAATTAATTAGTAAAGTAGGCAACACCAaaacagttttttaaaataaaaaaaaaaaagttcttgAAGGGATTTTATTAATCTCTAACGTGATTATTGAAACtggaaatcaaaattaattggtTGATTTATCGATTCAAAATTTATCGGAGTTATTTTAgataaattagaattttttagtcaaattaaaatataattagttaattGGCGATTTTTCAAAAGATTAACATGAATTAAATTCATCGGAGATTTTCAAAATACTAACCTCGTTACCAAGACTTTAAAAAAAGTGAACATAGAATAGGCACTACTCTCATCAACAAATGGAAACAGAGCACCTAACAGTGCATCATCAAAGGTAAAAGATTCCGAGAACATGTATTAGATTTAGATGAGCTATCTTAAGAACCGCAGCGTCGACGACGTCGACAAATTCAGTGGTTAGCTGGATGAAGTGCAAGTGTTGACACCATCCTTACAGTCCCTGGTAAGGTCGTTAAAGGTTTCAATCTGTCTTTTGCCTCTCAAGAAAACTTCTGTATCAACTGATGCCCTCATGTAACCATCAAATTCTACCGGAACCCCGTTGTTGAGCTTCATGGTCTCAGAATACCACTCACTGTTCTCATCCCAAAGATCTTTGTATTCGTCGAGAAAATGAGTGGCGAACTTGTCCTTCAGAGGGTCAAAAAACGTGGTGTCTGATTCATCAGTTGCAATGTACAGGCTTCTCCCTGCATCAACTTTGTCTTGCAAGGTTGATATCAGAGCCTCTGGGGAAGTATCCGCAGCAAGATTAGGCCAGAGTTCCAAGTTTCTTGCCTTCTCCCCTCTGACAACATGAACAGAGTCAAAATCCCAGTTCAATTTTGCAGCAATTGCTGACACTATCTCCATCAAACGTCTAGATTTCCATATCATGTGCCAAGGCCGTTGAATAACCGATTCTGCATCTCCTTCACAGACCCTGTACCAATAATTGTCTGGCTCCACCGCGCCAAATTTCCTCATGATTAGAGTTTCTTGCGCCCCTGCCAGCTTCATCGGTGTGATCTTAAAGTCATCCACAGGGAGGAGAGCTAGTCCGTCTTTCTGGTTCCATTTGTTCCAATCGACCCAAAACTGAGTCTGATCCAGCACAGAAGTGGAATCCTTCAAATGCTCAAAATCAAAGTAATATCTGAAATCCTTCCCTTCTTCATCCTGACCGGAGGAAGTATAAACCGAGGACAGACAAATGCTCATATCCATTACAAGGGTCCTATTCAAATACTTAGCCTCGCCCAAAGCACACGTGAAACTCCATAAAAAGTGATCCATGCTCTTGCATCTCTCTCCGCCCCCTGTGTAAAACAAGTACTTCCCACTACTAAACGACCCCTCGGACTCAATTGCAGGCAATGCGTCACTCACAACCTCTCCAACAACAGGAACAACAGCCCTTTGTTCTTGATCTGCTTGAGGCTTCTCAAAACCAGGCCTCaaattcttcttcctcttcctaGCATTCCCACCTGAATGATACTCCCCTATCCCTACCACACTCAACGTACAATTACCCGACCTATCAATCACAAAACTCCTATAATCCTTATAAAACGCGGCTGCCTTCCCTTCCTTAGGCCTAAACCTCCACGCCATATGACACGAACTATCATTATCCCCCCTAACAGGCTTCCCAAACCTATAAAAATGTATATCCCTAAACTGCTCAATTGCAGAAGTCATCATCAAATGAAAAACACCCGGATCACTACAATCAACCGGTGCCCCAATCTGCCCCTCACACTCAAACGCAGTCACCTCATCCGCATTAACATCAACCCTCAACGGAACCCCCAAATCCACATCCGTAACATTAATAAAACCCCCAAATGCACTCTGATTAACCGCCATAAAATCCTCACCAGTCCTAACAACAGTACTATCCGCTACAAAAGTTGCATTCGAGTCCGAGGTGAGGAACATAGTGATCCTACTAGAGGGATGAAATAAAGGGTCTTCGGGCTTATAGGTAGCCGCAATTACAGTGAAAATCAAGACAACAAGTACAAACATAGTGAAACATAGATTACTAATCAATGCTAAGGCAGTTTGGCCTAAGTTTTCTGCCCGAAAGCTTCCTGTCCGAGACAAAGCCGGCCGGTTCAGCATTTTATTAGTTGATCACTTATCAGGGTTTATTACAGAATGAAAGAACACATAAACTAAGTGGAACTATCAGATATTATAAGATCTGAAACAAAAACACTGTAATAATCTACTTGGGGagctttaatataaataaataaatgtgcATGCATTAGAACAAAGCTCTTGTTACCTCATGAATATGTAGATTTAGCTTGGAATCTTAGTGTAAGTGAGCTTGTTTTACGTGGAGTGAATCTTGGTGTGAAGAGAGTTGAGTTTAAGGAGGTTTGGTTGCGCAGGGGTAGTATGCGACTAGATGGATTTGGTTACCGACAAGTCTTTTCATGGGCTGTGAAGGAGTGAATGTGGCACCGACATATTGGATCatgtaaataaatgagaatgggatggtcaaaattatttaataaattttgtgttttgcagtattttttgaatatttatatgtacTTTTTGAATCTTACCGGAAACGAATTTCGTGAAACGTCCTACATGTCTAATTTAGACCATGAGTTGGCTAAATTAGagatttaaaatctaaaatattatgaaaaatttgtTAAACCTGTAGGACAGTGTGATTTGATGGTATTATATTGATCGGctgtaatttaaaaatatcatattattaatattttaaatgattatgaatataatatataacttcaatatattaataaataatttataatctcCTTGAAAATTTCTTCCAGATTAGTAGAAGTTCAACAAAAATAACCACCATCTGATCGACTATATTCACGTACAAGATAAATGTAGCGTTGGATTTAAGTTTTTTTAACGTAATCCatatctatatttatttataacatataatGTCCTCTATGTTTGGAGATGCTTCCGGTAAAAATGCTCTTGTATACACATTTTTCCGGGACACATGTCTCAAgttatgtataaaatataattttatatattttttaatttttttcaaatagtaattgaaacataattttttttcttgaataaaaattattaaaatatataaattatattttataaaaatatgaaatgtgCGCTCataaatttgatattaaaaattattgtatattttgtccttttcttttaaaatgTGTACTCCTTCAGTCCTTCTAAACAAAATCTCTATCCTAAAAGTTGGagattaatcatgattaatcatCAATTAAATCTTGTTTCGCAGATCATCAAACTGATTATTTATTCAATCATTCAATTAACCCCATTCAATCTAATTAATCTTTGTTCCGCGGTTTCTAATTAAATccgatttctaattttttacaatattgaacaaaataaaaatcacatgGTTTTAAATGATATGTCCCATTGAAaggaaaaaacaaagaaaacacgAGTGAAAGACACTCGATCTCACAACAACCACTTATGTTCTGTACACCTGTCCACCATATCCACTTATGTCGGTTTattttcaagtttcaactaattaataatatttattagatcAGAAATTTactaataaatattttcatcaatTCCCGTGCTATCTTATAATAAAATGTTATCAAATTCTAAcaataatttcattaaataaaatttatattaaaatattattttattaaactttgaaaaattatattttttctctatttcaaaataacaattatattgattttatatacatattctcTTTTTCCTTTTGCTAATATACGAAGAGGAGAAAATCACGCCATAAAAATCCTAATATACGGGGAGGAGAAAATCACGCCATAAAAATCCTAATATACGGGGAGAGAAAATCACGCATAAAATCCACAATTATTCATGCGTGGTTCCTCTCGAAAGCAAGaaaacattataatattttcttggttatttcaattttcaagtgaAGACGTGTCCTTCAAATATGCTCTTTCCAGTACTATATAGCCAATCAGCCAttaagtaaagctgtttgtataCACAAAGCTTCTGCTACTAGCCCTTGATTTTCAATCTTCTGGGACACACTTTTTGCTGGGTTTCTGAAGGTGATATTTATGTGTTTCTGAATATATTCatgttttcttgaatttttatttatttatttgtagtaCTAATATCGCATTTATTGTTGTTGTAGTGTTCTTTATTGTTGACGATTGAATCTTTATTGTTCTTGGGGTGTTATGTTGTTGATTGATTAGGCTGATCAGTGATGACCCATGTTGAGTATTattgttttcttgattttttgttttcttgatttttagTTGATGGGCTATTGGAGCACTAGAGCTTAAAGTTGAGAGGAAGGGGAAAGTGAATAGGATAGCAAAGAGCTTAAGATTGCATATTGTTTGTTAGTCATGTTATGTGTTTGAGGAGGGGGTAGAACACTTGCGcgccggggggggggggggggggtttgaaCCTCTGTTAAAAATTTCCGACGAGGTTTTATAGAAACAACCAAGTAGGCCAGGAGATTTTGTAAGGGCTGGGGACGGGGACGGTTAGAGAGCCACCTGATAGGTTGGGATTTTTATAGCTAGTATTTGGTCCGATTGCTCGTTACTGGTTAACCTCTGTTAATATGTTTTGCTATATTATGCAACTTTTGGTGCTGTTCTGCTACTATTCTCggaacaacaattttttttcaaggatTTGCATAATTGACCTTCAATTTCTTTCTTTCTggcattatttaaataattcagtTTTTTTAAGCTTGCTAAGTCAGTAAAACATCTTTCATGTGTTTCTAGTGTGTGTAAACATAATGGGGAGAAATTTGTTTTTCCAGTTACTACTACCAATCAATTAGTTAATTGGTGATGCATTATGATCAGCTGCTCTAATATTACTGACTGTATGGTGCATGCCAGGAGTTTTATTTGTTCTGTCACACGGGGACATTACTTGTCAACATAAAAGAAGAGTACACATACTCCAAGACTTTATAGGAAGTTGTTTCAACTCGCCTTTTGATGGAGTACTTGTCAGCTTTTGAAGGAAATTCATATTATGGAATTGTTGCAGCTTGTTTTGTTGTACTTGTAACCCTAGTGTCAACTGTATATATGGGGAAAATGAAGACAAAGAGAAGAGGCATTGAAGATCAAGTTGGCGGTGAACCAGGTTATGCTATGCGCAATGCTCGAAAATCTGAATTACTCGAAGTACCTTCTGAAGGAGCAACAACTATGGCAGCTCTATTTGAGCAATCTTGTAAGAAACATTCGCAATTACAGTGTCTAGGAACAAGAAAGGTAATCAGTAAGGAATTTATTGAAGATGGTAAGGGCAGGAAGTTTGAGAAGCTGCATCTTGGGGAGTATCAGTGGGAAACCTACGGGGAAATATATGATCGTGTGTGTAGCTTCGCTTCTGGACTTGTTAAACTTGGTCATGATGTAAACACTCGTGCTGCTATCTTCTCCGATAGTCGTCCGGAATGGCTCATATCACTGCAGGTAACCATTTGTTGTATATTGTTGTTTATGATCTTTCTTGGAGGTGACACTCACTTCCTTGGTTTGAACTGCAGGGCTGCTTCCGGCAAAATTTAACTGTTGTCACCATCTATGCTTCTTTAGGTGAAGAAGCTCTTATTCACTCACTTAATGAGGTTGGTATACATTTTTTGAAAAGTATCTCTTTTATTCTATGAATTGTGTGTATGGATCTTACACATTCCTTATTGCTTCACACTTGGAAACAGACTCAAGTATCGACATTGATCTGTGATTACAAGCTATTGAAAAAGTTGTCTGCTGTTTATTCGAGGCTACAAACAGTAAAgaacataatttattttgatgatgGTGAGGCTGCAGTTGATTCTAATCTTTCTAATGATATGAGCAATTGGGTGATTACACCTTTTTCAGAAGTTGAGAAACTTGGTAAGAACAGTCCTGTATCATCTCAACTACCAGTTAAGACAGATATTGCAGTCATAATGTATACAAGTGGAAGCACAGGTCTGCCAAAGGTTTGATTCAATCTAACTCATTTTTCTAAAGTTCCCTTATGGCCAATTTGTTGTTGAGTATTTTCAAGAGTATCGTTCGTGAGGAAGgactgatattaatattataaataaatgctatattaaatatgagagaaaataACCCCAAGAATTATGGTTCTTTAGTGACTACcatgaatgtctaatttgtGTCTCTTGTTTGCTAAAAATAATCCTTCTAATATCTATAAAATCCTCTCATAAGGTAGATTATAATGTCTACAATTATCCCCTAAAAGCCAATCCCATGGTCAATCAAAGTACAAttgtaaactattaagaaccaaTGATTTTAAGTCTCACAATCCTCATGTAAACATCTTGATCTAATACTCAAACTGTGTccatatcatgtactagaattataactcctctcccgGTTTGTTTTAACTCCTAAAGATTCAATTAAAAGTTGGCTACTCCTAATTGTataaagcgctcaatgacagattaacaaatcaagaaaaAACACAATATAATTAAACAAACATAAAAAGTTAATGAATACTACCTAATTCTTGGATCAAGGGATTAGCTACTCATGATAAGAATTTAAGTACGAAGAATACAACTTTACGGAATTGCTTGATGCCCTGATGTATTTCTTCACTCCTTCCAATCTCTATCACAAGTGTTTCTCTCCGTTCCCTCTCTATCAAGGCTAtctctatattattctatatgatacaaAAGTTGTCCCTAATAATCTCTATCAAAAGCATAATATATAAGAGTTTTTAATGATTCAcaagaaaaataaactaatGTCTTAAAACGAGTTGGATTCTGATGTTGAAATTCGTAGGCTGACTTTCAGACCTATTTCTGGGTGGTTCCACTTGGATTTCTAATATTGAACCACCTCAgaattgtatataatttaattgtcttCGCGTGGGTTGTAAAAACATCCAATTCTGATATCTAGAAATCCAGTTATGAGTCTTATGACCCAAACAAGATTTTCTTTGCCGGCTATCCATAaaatccgaatttccatctAATTAAGTCCAAGTAAGCTccatttaatccaactttaagattatttattttactgccattaaacacttataaatcaatcaataataccccgattattt
Coding sequences:
- the LOC108219776 gene encoding uncharacterized protein LOC108219776 — protein: MGSRGASDNPRFGDGASPGKIFIGGLSKETTLDTFVKYFGKYGEITDSVIMKDRMTGRPRGFGFITYADPSVVDTVIVETHIINDKQVEIKRTIPKGSSDSKDFKTKKIFVGGIPTSVTEEELKDFFSKYGNVVEHEIIRDHTTKRSRGFGFVVFDSEQVVDNILVDTNKIDMGGTKVEIKKAEPKKSSNPAPGPAYGSEPRGRSYGDTFGGYGDSFSNYSADRFGPPSYRSYGGMSDRHGDFGGYGGGFSGRYGDFGGRYGDLGGRYGDYGGYRGEPSPGYSSRYGSLGGGVGGGVGGGYGESGLGSYGRGGVGGGYGGSGLISYGRGGVGGYGAYGGPGGDYEAGPGPSYGGAGGVYGSKGGYGGSSRYHPYGR
- the LOC108220678 gene encoding uncharacterized protein LOC108220678 isoform X2, whose amino-acid sequence is MFVLVVLIFTVIAATYKPEDPLFHPSSRITMFLTSDSNATFVADSTVVRTGEDFMAVNQSAFGGFINVTDVDLGVPLRVDVNADEVTAFECEGQIGAPVDCSDPGVFHLMMTSAIEQFRDIHFYRFGKPVRGDNDSSCHMAWRFRPKEGKAAAFYKDYRSFVIDRSGNCTLSVVGIGEYHSGGNARKRKKNLRPGFEKPQADQEQRAVVPVVGEVVSDALPAIESEGSFSSGKYLFYTGGGERCKSMDHFLWSFTCALGEAKYLNRTLVMDMSICLSSVYTSSGQDEEGKDFRYYFDFEHLKDSTSVLDQTQFWVDWNKWNQKDGLALLPVDDFKITPMKLAGAQETLIMRKFGAVEPDNYWYRVCEGDAESVIQRPWHMIWKSRRLMEIVSAIAAKLNWDFDSVHVVRGEKARNLELWPNLAADTSPEALISTLQDKVDAGRSLYIATDESDTTFFDPLKDKFATHFLDEYKDLWDENSEWYSETMKLNNGVPVEFDGYMRASVDTEVFLRGKRQIETFNDLTRDCKDGVNTCTSSS
- the LOC108220678 gene encoding uncharacterized protein LOC108220678 isoform X1, translating into MLNRPALSRTGSFRAENLGQTALALISNLCFTMFVLVVLIFTVIAATYKPEDPLFHPSSRITMFLTSDSNATFVADSTVVRTGEDFMAVNQSAFGGFINVTDVDLGVPLRVDVNADEVTAFECEGQIGAPVDCSDPGVFHLMMTSAIEQFRDIHFYRFGKPVRGDNDSSCHMAWRFRPKEGKAAAFYKDYRSFVIDRSGNCTLSVVGIGEYHSGGNARKRKKNLRPGFEKPQADQEQRAVVPVVGEVVSDALPAIESEGSFSSGKYLFYTGGGERCKSMDHFLWSFTCALGEAKYLNRTLVMDMSICLSSVYTSSGQDEEGKDFRYYFDFEHLKDSTSVLDQTQFWVDWNKWNQKDGLALLPVDDFKITPMKLAGAQETLIMRKFGAVEPDNYWYRVCEGDAESVIQRPWHMIWKSRRLMEIVSAIAAKLNWDFDSVHVVRGEKARNLELWPNLAADTSPEALISTLQDKVDAGRSLYIATDESDTTFFDPLKDKFATHFLDEYKDLWDENSEWYSETMKLNNGVPVEFDGYMRASVDTEVFLRGKRQIETFNDLTRDCKDGVNTCTSSS